CAATGAGACAGGACCAGTCATACATTCCCTTGAACACGGGATTGTCTCCAGGGCCTATCCCGAACTGCTCCAGACCAGGGAAGGCCACACCACTGTTGGCCGCCTGCAAAGCATCCAGATATGCCGGTGTATGAAACCTTTGCAAGACCTCTTTTCCCACTGGGCGTGGTTTCACCCTGATGACCTCGGGGTGATCCAATAGCCCGTAAGCCTGGATCAGATTCAAAGTCAAACCCAAACGCTCTATGCGCAGAGGATGGCATGGTCCGTAGTCGTAACCCATCATCTCTTCACTGAAAATAAAGGCTATACTCATCCGGGTTTGCCCTCCCAAGCTGCCAGCTTCCCAAGCTCGGCCCTCAAGCCCCCACAGCTTCACAAAGACATCAGGTATTCATCTATGGCTCTTGCAGCTTTCCTTCCCGCTCCCATGGCCAGAATCACAGTGGCAGAGCCTGTCACGATGTCCCCCCCGGCCCACACACCTTTCTTGCTGGTGCGGCCAGTTTCATCCGTGACAATATAGCCCCATTTGTTGGTCTCAAGCCCGGAGGTAGTGGAAGGAATGAGAGGGTTGGCAGTAGTACCTATGGCCACAATGGCCATGTCGGTCTCCAAAATAAACTCAGAGCCAGGAATGGGCACAGGCCTTCTCCTGCCTGAGGCATCCGGCTCACCCAGTTCCATCCGCACACACTCCATGGCCTTCACCCATCCCCGATCATCCCCCAGGAACCTCACGGGATTGGTCAAAAGCTCAAAGACTATGCCCTCCTCCTCGGCATGATGGATCTCTTCAGCCCGGGCAGGCATTTCGGCCCTAGAGCGCCGGTACACTATTCGCACCGTCTCTGCCCCCAGGCGAAGGGCTGTCCTGGCCGAATCCATGGCCACGTTTCCTGCTCCAAGCACAACCACGTTGCGGCCCACTGCAATGGGAGTGTCATAGTCCGGGAAAAGGTATGCCTTCATCAAGTTGGAACGGGTCAGGTACTCATTGGCCGAATATACTCCGCAGAGGTTTTCCCCTGGGATATTCATAAAAACCGGAAGACCTGCTCCCACCCCCAAGAATACCGCATTGTAACCTTCTTCCTCAAAGAGTTCGTCAACTGTGAGGGTCTTGCCCACAACCACGTCTGTCTCTATCCGAACTCCCAGCTTTTGCAAGTAGTTTACTTCGGCCTTGACTATTTCCTTGGGAAGGCGGAATTCAGGAATTCCATATATGAGCACCCCCCCCGGTTCGTGGAGGGCTTCAAAGATGGTTACCTCGTGCCCTTTCTTTATGAGATCCCCTGCCAGGGTGAGACCTGCCGGGCCAGAGCCCACTACCGCCACCCTCTTGCCTGTAGGGGAGGCCATGGGAGGCATTTGGAAACTGCCGTGCAACCTGTCATAGTCTGCCACGAAACGCTCCAGGCGGCCTATGGCCACCGGGTCCCATTTCTTGCCCAGAACGCAGCCGCTCTCACACTGATCCTCCTGGGGGCAAACCCTGCCGCAGACAGCAGGCAAGGAATTGGTCTCACGAATCTTGGCAGCAGCCTCGAAAAACTTTCCCTCTGCCACCAAGGATATGAAGCCCGGGATATCCACCTCCACAGGGCATGAAGGTACGCATCCGGGCTTCTTGCATTTAAGGCAACGGCTGGCTTCGGCCAGGGCTTGTTCTGGACTGTACCCAAAGGGCACCTCTTTGAAATTATGGATCCTTTCCTTGGGGGGTTGCTCAGGCATGGGTTGCCTGGGCAACCTCTCTTTTTTGCTCTTGTGGGAATGTTCACTCTTTTCGCTCATCTGCTGCTCCCTCCTGCAACCTCCGCCTGGAAACGCTGGTAAGATTCCCTTTCTTGAGGCACGTACATCATCAGCCGCTTGCTGAGCTCCTCAAAGTCCACCTGATGCCCGTCAAAATCAGGACCGTGCACGCAGCAGAAGCGTGTCTGGCCCCCAACCCTCACCCTACAAGCACCACACATGCCTGTGCCGTCCACCATGATGGGATTGAGGCTCACCATGGTCTTCACACCGAAGGGCTGGGTGGTCTTGCAAAGGAAGCGCATCATGGGCACAGGTCCTATGCCCATGACCATGCCCACATCCTTGCGCTGCTCCAAGAGCTCCTTAAGCACATCGGTAACAAAACCGTGGCGTCCGTAACTCCCATCGTCCGTGGTTACATGAAGTTCATGACAGACACTGTTCATCTCCTGTTCCAGTATGAGAAGTTCCTTGGTGCGGGCTCCTATGATGGCAATGACATGGTTGCCAGCATCGAAAAAGGCACGGGTGATTGGGTAGATCACCGCAACTCCCAGCCCTCCTCCCACACAGATCACTGTCCCCACTTTATCCACGTGGGTAGGCACCCCCAGAGGCCCTATAACATCCTGTATGATCTCTCCAGGGGCCATTCTGGCCAACATGGCCGTGGTCTTGCCCACAACCTGGAAGTAGATCCTTATCCAACCCTGCTCTGGATGGGTCTCTGCCACCGTAAGAGGAATCCGCTCTCCCCTCTCATTGGCCCGAAGGATCACAAACTGCCCCGGCCTGGTTTTCCTGGCAATTCGGGGTGCCTTGAGCCTGAACATGCACACTGTGCCCTGCGCCATCTGTTTCTTCTCCAGGATCTCGAACACCGCTTCCGCCCTCCTTCCCTGCAATTGTGGCCCTCACATATGAGACAAGTTCAAGAATTCACTGGAACAGGGGCATTATGCAGCCCCAAGCCGACTTCTGTGTATTTCGGCAAAGAATCCTGGCTAAATCGCGCCCATGATAGTCTGAGACCCCTGGTTTGTCCAGTCAGCTCAGGGCAGGCTCAGTCCTTTGTATACAGACTTAAACCTCTTCAGGATTCCGTGGCTTATGTCTCCTGGCCCTGGAAGTAGGGCTTTGCTTTAAGAGCCCCATTCAGGTATCCTCCTGAAACACCCTGAGGGTCTGTGGCTCGTAAATGAGTAACTCGTCCACCCTTTTTGTCTCTTCTTGGCTCATGGGGAGGTACTTGCCTTTGGCTGATGCATAGAGTTCTCCAGCCTCATCCTTGACCTGCCCACTCACCAGGGCCATCCTGCGGCTTACCCTCTCCGGCCAGGCCTCAATTAACATGGCCTTTCCAATGGGAAAGGGCTTCAGGTAACGCACCGTAAGTTCAGCTGTGACAAACATTCTTTTTATGGCCAGTGTAGGGGCCCACCCCATGGCCTCATCCAGGAGCGTGGAGATGACCCCCCCATGCACAACCCCAAGATAACCCTGGCGATGCACCTCTGGGACGTGTCTGACTCGTACTCTTCCTCTTTCGGCTGAGAAGATGACCTTGAAGCCCAGGGGATTGTCCTTTCCGCAAACATAACACCATTTGCTATAGGGAAGCGGTTTCTCCATCATTCCTCCTTACCATGCCGGACAAACTGACACATCATGACCTTGTGCAGAGGTTCCATGGAATTCTATGATAGGTTAAAGCTCAATGGAAAGGAGAAATGGGCTTTGATCGCCATAGTGGATTACGGCATGGGGAATCTGAGGTCTGTGTGGAAGGCCTTTGCATATCTGGGAGCACAGGCCAGGCTTACCAATAGCCCCTTGGACATAAGGGAAGCCAGGAAAATCGTGTTGCCTGGTGTTGGAGCCTTCAGGGATTGTATGGCCAATCTGGACAGAATGGGATTGCTGGAACCCATAATGAGAGCTATCAGAGAGGGAAAGCCATATCTTGGAATTTGTCTCGGGCTTCAGGTGTTGTTCGAGCAAAGCGAAGAATTCGGCAAGACCCCAGGCATGGGAATAATTCAAGGCCGGGTTGTAAGGTTTCCCCCTGACATGCCTGTTGAGGGACAGGGCCCCCGGCGATTCCTCACGGTGCCTCACATAGGCTGGAACAGCATCAGGCTGCTCAAGAATGCCCCTCATCTGGATGGAGTGCCCCAGAAGGCATACTTTTATTTCGTACACTCCTATTTCGGGGTGCCTGAGGAAACCTCTGTTGTGGCAACTATCACTGATTACGGTGTTGAGTTCGTATCCAGCCTATGGAAGGACAACATCTTCGCATGCCAGTTCCATCCTGAAAAGAGCCAGGCACCAGGGCTTAGAATCCTGAGGAACTTCCTTGCTCTGCCTGATTGAGCAAAAAAGGCATGCACCAGCTCTTTGCTGAGCCTCCCAGAGCTGCTTCAACCCCACATCAACCCGCATCACACAAGAGAGGCTCAGTTCTCCTCCAGCTGTTCCACAAAAGCCTCTATGTTTGTCACTGCCTGTTCCTCTGAATAACACCGAAGGTCATTTAGATCTCCATGAATTACAAGGCAAGGAATACCCAGCCTCTTCTGCAGCCTCTGGGGCATGCTGTAGCGGCTGTTGGAGTTGTTGGGACAGGTCTTGGCGTCATGAAAAAGAATGCCATCTATTTGAAACTGATTGACTATTCTCTCTATGTAGTCTTCTTTCCAACCCTCGGCATGGCATATGAATATGTTGGTATAGGCCTTGGCCATGCTGTGAAAGGGATCATCCGGGTCAAAGTCCGTAAAGATCCAGCTGTTGCAATATGTAGATGCCACTATGCATGAGTGCAGCCGCATGAAAAGGTTGGCCAGATCCCTCAGCTTTCCCCAAATGGGCATTCCTTCCCAGTACAGGCGGTGTCTTTCCTCCTCCACTGCAGCCACCCCATTTTTGACCCTCTCTTGGAGCTCTTTGAGCAATATTTCATAATAATCCACCGCCTCTTGGGTTCCTCTGGCCACCACTGCGGGCCCCATGTGGATCGTATGGTCGAAAAAGGTCCAGGGAGAAGGCACTGCCGAGGCGGTCTCCAGGACCTCCTTCCAGAGGTCCGAACAACGCCTGGACAGGCCCACCACATGGCGCAGTCGATCCATGTCCAGTTTTGTACCCGAGACCTGTTCCAGGGTGGGCACCAGCCCCTCCATTTGTCTGGCCACATCCTTGACATGGGCCTCTGTGACCTCTTCCACTCCCCTTGGTGAGGTGATTCCTATGACCGGAACCTTGAACTCCCTGCCGTAAAAGTGAAACCAGTCCTGAACGTCCCTGCACTGGTTGGTGTTGTAAACCAGCACGTCTGGCTTGGGCACACCGCTTATTCCATAGGTCTGTACAAGGGGAGTCTCTCGGCGCAGATAGGCCCCCACATCACTCGTGAGATAGGAGCAAATATCGGGTGAGTAACCCAGGGCATTGGCTACGGGTATGTAGTCCATGGCTTTGCGGGAAGCGCCCAACACCGCCCCATGGTTTTCTGGAAAATATACAAGAAACCCCATGGCTCGAAGAAGCTCCGCGGGCCCTACACTGGTACACCAGGCAACCTTGGGTGATCCCCTCTTTACAGCCTGGTCCAACTCTTGAAAGTGCTGTGCCATGACTTGCTTGAGTTTTTTTGTAGCACTGAACTCCCTGCGATCAGAGCTTTGTCCCAAACCCATTTAGAGCCCCCTCTCCCCTTACCTGCATCTGGCAAAACGGCAGGACCCTCTAGCCTGCCCTGTCTTCCTCCAGCCCGTAAAGGGCTGCTCCGAAGGCCCCGGTGAGTTGAGGATGGGGAGGGATAAACACATTGGTCTTCAACCTTTCTCCCAAAGCCTCAGCCAAGACCGGGTTGTGTTCCACAACTCCCCCGGTTAACACAATAGTCCCATCCAGAGGATCCATCTCCAGGATTCTCTGAACCACCGAGTCGAAGAGCCCTCTTACTATGTCCTCCACCTTCTCTCCCTTTCTGATGAGGGTCAGTATCTCCGTGGAGGTGAATACAGTGCAGTAGGATCCTATCTGGACTTTTCGGGTTGAACGCCTTGCCAATGAGTCCAGTTGGGATATATCCAGGCCCAGCCTCAGGGCCACCTCCTCCAGAAAAGCCCCAGTTCCTGCAGCGCACTTACGGTTCATTCGGAAGGCCACCCTACGGCCCTTCTCGTCCACCCGGATCACCTTGCAGTCTTGGCCTCCGATGTCAACGATGGTGGCTGCATGGGGAAAGTAGTGATAACAGCCCTTCATGTGGCATGAGATCTCCGTCTTGATGCGCTTGGCCATGGGCACGTTGTAGCGGCCATATCCAGTGGAAACCACACAGCTCAAGCTCTCCAGCGAAACTCCAGCCTTTTCCAAAGCCTTTTCCAGACATGCGGCAGAGCCTCCTGCATAGTCCACGCCCGAGCGTTGCACATGGAAACCCCTCATTGTGGCTTCCAGATCTATGACCACCGCCTTGGTCGTGGAGGCCCCCACATCCACACCAGCCCAAAAGAACTTTTCCAAGCCGCTGCCGTGGATCCTCCCTTCGCCTTTGGTATTCACTTGAGCTTCTCTACGATGTCAAGCGCCGAATCTTTCCCTGAGCAATCTGTGCAGGATCTTTCCCGTGGCGGTCCTGGGCATCTCCTCCTCCCGGATAAAGGAAACAGACTTGGGCCTCTTGTATCCAGCTATTTTGTCTCGGCACCAATCTATTATCTCTTTCTCGGTGGCCTCCTGCCCTTCTTTCAAGATCACCACCGCGTGGACTGCCTCACCCCATTTTTCATGCGGTATACCGATCACGGCCACATCCTTTACCTTTGGGTGACCTCCGATGCAGTTTTCCACTTCCGAAGGATACACATTCTCCCCACCCGTTATGATCATGTTGCTCTTGCGATCTACCAGGTAGTAGTAACCTTCCTCATCCCTACGGGCCATGTCTCCGGCTGAGCAATAAGGACCTCTGAAGGCCTCGGCCGTCTTTTCCGGAAGCTTCCAATAGCCTTGAAAAGCATGTGGGGTACGGGAAAACAGCTCCCCAACCTCCCCTTCCGGCACCTCATTGCCTTTTTCATCCAGAAGCTTTATGCGGCCTGAACCCGTGATTTCCCTGCCTATGGATCCCAGCTTGCTAAATTGCTCCTCAGGTCTGAGCAATGTCACCAGGCCCGCCTCTGTTGAACCATAAGCCTCGAACAACTGGGAATTCTTGAAGAAATCCATTATGGCCAGCTTTGTATCCCTTCGGGCAGGGGCCGATGAGATGAGCAGCTTTGTTACAGCGTCGCAGTTGTACTTTTGCTTCACGCTGTCGGGAAGCCCCAGCATCATTATGTAATGGGTGGGCACCAGGGACGTGAAGGTGATGCGTTGCTCTGAAAGGGTCTTGAGCAAATGCTCTGGGTCAAAGCTCTTCATGTTGTAAACGCACACGCTTCCCCCGCAGTATGTGAAAACAAATGAGTAAAAAATGGAATTCACGTGACACATGGGCATGACCAGAAGCCCCGTGTCCCCTCTGTGGAAACCGAAATCCACCTCATTTATCAGGTAAAAGACCACATAACTCTCGTGGGATCGTATGGCACCCTTGGGTTTTCCAGTGGTACCCGAGGTATACATGAAGGTCCAGGTATCCTCAGCAGTCACCTCCACATCGGGCTCTCCAGAGGAAGCCTTTTCCATCAGGGTTTCATAACCCTGGAAACCCCTTGGGGTGGCTTGGCCTCCGAAGTGCACAAAACGCTCCTGGGAAACATCCAGGTCCTTTTTGATGGATTCCACCAGCCCCAGGAAGTCATCCTGGAAGATCATGGCCTTGGCCTCTGAGTTCTGCATTATGTACGTCACCTCTGGGCCCGTGAGCCTGAAATTGATGGGAACTGCTATGAGACCGGCCTTGGCCACTGCTGCATAGATCTCCATCCACTCCACGCAGTTGTAAGCCAGGATTCCCACCCTGTCGCCCTTCTGAAGCCCGAGTCCCAGAAGGCCGTTGGCCAGTCTGCAGGCCCTCTCATTCCACTGGCGAAACGTCATGGAACGCACCAGATCCCTGGCCCCGATCTTTTCCGGGAACAGGATGGCGTTCATCTTCAATATTTCACCGCAATGAAGAAGCTGGCTCATGGACAACCTCCCATTGGCTTTGTTTTAGATCCTGGAAAGTGCCGGACATCCTAAAGGCTTTGGGTCTGTCGAGCCTCATCATATGGCCTTGGCCAGCACCTCTGTGATGTCCATTACCTGAATCTTATACTTCTCCTCCCTCTTGAGCTTGGCTGCTGCTGCCTGAAGCGTCCTCTTGCAGGATGGACAGGCCGAAACAATTACCTCGGCTCCAATATCCTTTGCCTGCTGGACTCTCTTGTAAGCTATGTCATCGCTCATGCTGAAATCAAAAGCCTTGAGCCCCCCACCGCCTCCACAACACTTGGCCAGCAGCCTGTTCATAGGAAATTCCAGGAGCTCCAAACCCGGCACAGCCTTAAGCACCCGCCGAGGGGGTTCAAATATGTTCATGTGGCGGCCCAGGTCGCACGGATCGTGATAAACCACCTTGGCTTGGAAAGACCCCTGGAAGTTCACCCTTCCTTCCTGAATCAACTGGTCCATGTATTCCACCAAGTGAAGAGTCTTGGGAATCACATGCTGGGTATGCTTCGGATAAAGCTCCTTGATGGTCTTGTAGCAGCCCGCACAGGTGGTGACCAGAGTCTCTGGTGAACTGTTCTGCCATAGAGCCAAGTTGGTTTCCATGGCCTTATGGAAATCTGCCATGGAGCCCACCAGGTAGGCCAGGTATCCGCAACAGTTTTCCTTGTCCCCCATGGTCCCATACCTTATCCCTGCCTGATCCATCAACTTCATCACCGAGGGCACTATCTTTGTGTCCTGGTATGAAGGCACGCAACCCAAGAAGAGCAGGGTGTTTACCTTGCCTTCAGGCTGTACGAATCTCGAGGGATAAATCTCGGTGCGCTTGTAAGGCTCTTCGCCAAAGGGATTGCCCTTCTTGCCCATGCTCTCCAACATGGGTAAAAAGCTCTTGGGCAAGAATCCTTCATCCACCAATCTTCTTCTGGCAGCCTCTACGATTTCAGCCACCTGTATTCCCGCAGGACAGGTGGATCGACAGTTCAGGCAGGTGGTGCAGGCGTAAAAGCGGCTGGCCAGCTCCTCTGATGGAGGGACTTTTCCGGTCATAAGATTGTAGGCCAGTATGACTCGGCCTCTGGCATTGACCGATTCCACCATCCGCTCTGCGTAAGTGGGGCACCCCAGTCTACAAAAGCCGCACATTATACAGGCCATTATCTCGTTGTCCACTGCCTGGCCAAAGCTCCTGACCTGATCCGGCCTTTCCAGGAAGGCACGGTACGCGAACTGCTCCAGGATGTCCTGGATGGAGCCCTCAAAACCCAACTTTCCTGGATTCAATATGTTGTTGGGATCCAGGGCCAGTTTGATCTTTTCCATGACCTCCTTGCCCACCCCCAGCTCTTCTTGAATGTAAGGGGACTTGGCCATTCCCACCCCGTGTTCTGCGGTCAGGGTGCCTTGAAAATTCTTTGTGAGAACTATGAAATCCTGAGCGATGCGTTTGACCTTTTCCCATTCCTGGGCGTTCCTTGGATCCATGATGATGACTGCATGCAGATTCCCGTCCCCCACGTGGCCGAATATGCACATGGGAAAATCGTGCTTGCGACCCACTTCCTGGATGGCCTCAATGGTTGCCGGGATCTGGCTTATGGGAACCCCGAAGTCCTCCACCAGAGGAATGAGCCTAGAGCCCCTCTTCACCTTGGAAAGGGCCGATACCAGCCCCTGGCGAGCCTGCCACATGGCCATTCGCCGGTTTGGATCGTCGGACCATTGTGTCTCCAGTGCGCCATGTTTGGAAAAGATTTGGTTTATCTGTGCGATGTCTTTCTCCACAGCCTCCTTTACTCCATCCAGCTCCAAGAACAGGATGCATCCCACCTCTTGGGGAATCTCCAGACCCATGGTCTTTCGCACCACGTCTATGGAGGTCCTGTCGAGGATCTCCAAGGAGGACAGGGGAATCCCCGCACCCAACACTTCCTCGGCCCCTCTGCCTGCGGTCTCAACATTGGGGAACGAGGCCTGGGCAAAGGCAATGTATGGTGGCATGGGCAAGATCTTAACCATGACCTCGGTGATGATTCCCAAGGTGCCTTCCGCCTGTCCGAACAGATGGGTTAGGTCATATCCAGAAGAGGTCTTCCTGGCCTTAGAGCCAGTGCGCATCACTCTACCATCAGCAAGCACCACCTCCAGGCCCATCAAATAGTCTTTGGTGGTGCCGTACTTCAAAGCACGGTTCCCGCTGGCATTGGTGGAGACCATGCCGCCTATGGAGGCCAGGGGAGCACTGGCCGGATCAGGGGGGAAGAAATGAGTTGGAGCTAGGGCCTGATTCAATCTGTTGCATATGACTCCAGGTTCCACTCTGGCATAGCCATCTTTCTTGTTTATCTCTAGGATCCGGTTCATCCTGCTCAGATCCAGGAGGATTCCCTTATCACGGCAAGGCAAAATGGCCCCGGTAACAGATGTGCCAGATCCCCTGGGGATGATGGGGATCTTGTTTTCATTGGCTAGTCGCAATATTTCCGAAACTTGTTCTTTGGAGGTGACAAAGACCACTGCCTCCGGGATGCCCTCGTGGACCGACATATCCCTGGAGTAACAAAGCCGCTCCACCAGCTCTTCCCGGACATTTTGCTCCCCCACGATCCGGCTAACCTGCTCCATGAACCCCATGATCCATTACCTCCTACAGCGGCTCTGGACTCAACCCTTGGGCCGCTCGTCGATCACTCGCTTGGCCTTTCCCTCACTTCTGGCAATGCTCTTGGGCTCCACCAGAGTTACTCCTACGGAGATTCCCACCATCTCCCTCACATGTTCTGCTATGCGCGCCTCCACCTCTGCCCTCTTCTCTGGGCCGGCCCCGTAGATCTCTGGCTTACCCTCCACGTGCACCACCAACTGATCCAGGTATCCCTTCTTGCGAACTATCAGCACATACTGAGGTTCCACCTCAGGTATGTCCAATAGGAGCGCCTCTATCTGAGAGGGGAACACGTTCACTCCGCTTATTATCAGCATATCGTCGCTTCTGCCCAAAATCTTGTCCATCTTGATGAGGCTTCTACCACAAACACACTTTTCCCTGCGCAGACGAGTTATGTCTTTGGTCCTGTATCTTAGAAGCGGCATGGCCCTCCTTTGAATGGAAGTCAGAACCAGCTCACCTTGTTCACCCAAGGGCAGGGGCTCTAAGGTCACGGGGTCCACTATTTCCGGCAGGAAATGGTCTTCGTTTATGTGGAGGCCATCTTGGGCTTCACAGTCAAAGGCCACCCCAGGTCCGCACATTTCCGTGAGTCCATAAGCCTCCATGGCTTTTATCCCCATGCGCTCCTCTATTTCCTGGCGCATCCCTGTGGTCCAAGGCTCTGCCCCAAACACCCCGACCCTGAGGGGCAGAGCCTTCAGGTCCACTTTCATTTCCTCTGCTCTCTCGGCTATGGTCAAGGCGTATGAAGGAGTGGCAAACAACACCGTGGTGCCAAAATCTTTCATTATGATTATCTGACGCTCGGTCTGGCCTGAGCTGGTGGGAACAACCGTGCAGCCTATTCTCGTGGCTCCCTGATGAAAGCCCAGACCTCCGGTGAAGAGGCCGTGCCCGTAAGCATTCTGAACTATGTCCTCGGGACGCACTCCGGCTGCCCAGAGATTTCTGGCCATGCACTCGGTCCACTGCTCCAGGTCCTCCTTGGTGTAAGGTCCGGTTATGGGCTTGCCTGTGGTTCCTGAGGAAGCGTGCACTCTCACCACTTCCTTGAGGGGAACTGCACAGAGCCCGAAGGGATAGTTGTCCCTGAGGTCGTTCTTGACCGTAAAGGGAAGTTTGCGGGTGTCCTCTAGGGAACGGATGTCTTGGGCCTTTACTCCCAGTTCGTCCAGTTTCTGTCTGTAAAAGGGCACCCTCTCGTAAAGCCAAGCCACGGTTTCCTGCAGTTTCCCCAGTTGAAATTTCTGGAGTTCCTCCACCCCCATGCACTCGAATTTCTCATCCCAAGGCATTGCTTCCCCTCCTCTTGCTTGAAATCCTAGGCGCCCAAAGCCGCCGTTTCATACCAGGGACCTCCCTCTTTCAAAGGCCTTCAAGTTGAGTTCTTTGAAGGCCTTGGGGACCCTCTGGGATACCACCTTCTTCCAGTTGGAGTCAGGAAGCTCCAGGAGCCTGGAAGTCATGCCCAACAAAATGGTGTTTACCAGTCTAGGATTTCCCAGCTCTTCGGCCAGATCCAGCGCATTTACCAGAATTGCGTCACCAACGTTGTTCTTGAGAGTCTCCTCGGCATCTTGGGGATAGCTGGCCAGGCCTGTGGAAACAATGGGTGGCACAACCTTCTGGGAATTCACCACCGCCTTTCCCCCTGGCTTAAGAAAACCAAGCCAACGCAAGGCCTCGGCCAACTCGAAGGAGAGAAGCACATCGGCCTGTCCCTTGGGTATAAGGGGAGAGTTCACCCTTTGACCGAAGCGCACGTGGGAGGAGACCACTCCTCCCCTTTGGGCCATTCCGTGCACCTCGCTTTTCTTCACATCCAGCCCGCATGTCATAGCAACTTCGGAGAGGATGTCGCTGGCCAGGATCACCCCCTGGCCTCCCACACCTACTATGAGGATGTTCTTTACAGATCTTTTCTTAGTAGCCATTTTGCCTCCCAAGCCGTCTGGAGCCTCTCAGGCTCCTGCCATGGAGATCGCGCCCTGTTTACAAAGCTGTTCACACACAGTGCAGCCTCGACATAAGGTAGGATCTATCTCAGCCTTGCGCCTTACCTTCCCCCCTTCCTTCTTGGAGGGTATCACCTCCCCAGGAACTATGGCAGGACAACCCAGCCTCAGGCACATGCCACAGCCTTCACAAAGCTCCGGATCAACCCTGTGAACAAGGCTAGGATCGAATTTTTCCAGCATCACGCAGGGCCTGTTGGTGATTATCACAGAAGGTTCCTGGGCAGAGACCTCCTCTTTTATGACCTGGCTTGTGGTTTCGAGATCATAAGGATCCACAACCCTTACTCTCTTTATCCCCAATGATTCCACAAGCTTTACAAGATCCACCTGTCTGGTGGGTTCTCCCTGGAGGGTCCGGCC
The sequence above is drawn from the bacterium genome and encodes:
- a CDS encoding indolepyruvate oxidoreductase subunit beta → MATKKRSVKNILIVGVGGQGVILASDILSEVAMTCGLDVKKSEVHGMAQRGGVVSSHVRFGQRVNSPLIPKGQADVLLSFELAEALRWLGFLKPGGKAVVNSQKVVPPIVSTGLASYPQDAEETLKNNVGDAILVNALDLAEELGNPRLVNTILLGMTSRLLELPDSNWKKVVSQRVPKAFKELNLKAFERGRSLV
- a CDS encoding phenylacetate--CoA ligase, with the translated sequence MPWDEKFECMGVEELQKFQLGKLQETVAWLYERVPFYRQKLDELGVKAQDIRSLEDTRKLPFTVKNDLRDNYPFGLCAVPLKEVVRVHASSGTTGKPITGPYTKEDLEQWTECMARNLWAAGVRPEDIVQNAYGHGLFTGGLGFHQGATRIGCTVVPTSSGQTERQIIIMKDFGTTVLFATPSYALTIAERAEEMKVDLKALPLRVGVFGAEPWTTGMRQEIEERMGIKAMEAYGLTEMCGPGVAFDCEAQDGLHINEDHFLPEIVDPVTLEPLPLGEQGELVLTSIQRRAMPLLRYRTKDITRLRREKCVCGRSLIKMDKILGRSDDMLIISGVNVFPSQIEALLLDIPEVEPQYVLIVRKKGYLDQLVVHVEGKPEIYGAGPEKRAEVEARIAEHVREMVGISVGVTLVEPKSIARSEGKAKRVIDERPKG
- a CDS encoding FAD-linked oxidase C-terminal domain-containing protein produces the protein MGFMEQVSRIVGEQNVREELVERLCYSRDMSVHEGIPEAVVFVTSKEQVSEILRLANENKIPIIPRGSGTSVTGAILPCRDKGILLDLSRMNRILEINKKDGYARVEPGVICNRLNQALAPTHFFPPDPASAPLASIGGMVSTNASGNRALKYGTTKDYLMGLEVVLADGRVMRTGSKARKTSSGYDLTHLFGQAEGTLGIITEVMVKILPMPPYIAFAQASFPNVETAGRGAEEVLGAGIPLSSLEILDRTSIDVVRKTMGLEIPQEVGCILFLELDGVKEAVEKDIAQINQIFSKHGALETQWSDDPNRRMAMWQARQGLVSALSKVKRGSRLIPLVEDFGVPISQIPATIEAIQEVGRKHDFPMCIFGHVGDGNLHAVIIMDPRNAQEWEKVKRIAQDFIVLTKNFQGTLTAEHGVGMAKSPYIQEELGVGKEVMEKIKLALDPNNILNPGKLGFEGSIQDILEQFAYRAFLERPDQVRSFGQAVDNEIMACIMCGFCRLGCPTYAERMVESVNARGRVILAYNLMTGKVPPSEELASRFYACTTCLNCRSTCPAGIQVAEIVEAARRRLVDEGFLPKSFLPMLESMGKKGNPFGEEPYKRTEIYPSRFVQPEGKVNTLLFLGCVPSYQDTKIVPSVMKLMDQAGIRYGTMGDKENCCGYLAYLVGSMADFHKAMETNLALWQNSSPETLVTTCAGCYKTIKELYPKHTQHVIPKTLHLVEYMDQLIQEGRVNFQGSFQAKVVYHDPCDLGRHMNIFEPPRRVLKAVPGLELLEFPMNRLLAKCCGGGGGLKAFDFSMSDDIAYKRVQQAKDIGAEVIVSACPSCKRTLQAAAAKLKREEKYKIQVMDITEVLAKAI